The region GAAAGATAGCGTTGTAAGGCTGCTTACATCTGCTATCTTTACCGGCTTGGTCCGCGATGGCGCGGTAGCTGGCTGCATTAAAATAAAGGTACTCTTTTGGGCAGAATATGGTATAATTCTTAAGGAAAGTATCAGATTCAGAGCGACAAAAAAATGAACAGCTTATGCAAAAGATAAACTGCTCTGAATGTGATTCTTTCCAATTGTACCAAGTCGCGGAACTTTAGCCATAGGCTGTATGGGGATAGTATTTCCCCAGGGAAGCTTAAAATAGTGGATTATGGTGGTCTGCAATGCAGAAGCAGGACGATTTTAGCTGTATCCCATATTTTTGGGTATGCTTCGCAGACCTCCCGATGGCAGGTCTTAAAAAATATATAGGAAAGCAGCCTGTCAGGAAGAAGGAACATGACACCTTCCCAGCTGTTTCATGGCTGTATGACCACATTCAGGACACACACAGATATCGAAATTCCAGACTGCTTTTAAAAGCTCTGCCAGGGACATTCCGGCGTAACGCTGCTTGAAACGCTGTCCATTCTGAAGCTTAAAGATAACCTTCAGATTCTTATATTTCATCCGATTGTTCAGAAAACCATAATAGCGTATTTTCTGAAAGCCGGAAGGCAGCACATGCATCAGGTAACGGCGTATAAACTCCGTGTTGCCAAGAGTAATCTGACGTTTTGGTTCACCCGGCTTTTTTCCACGGGCAGAGAATGTTACCGTATCTTCCGTAACAGAAAGGATCCTGCTGTTAGAGATGGCGATTTTGTGGATGTAGCGTCCAAGGTATTCAATGACATTGCCGAAGCCGTTGAAGGTTTTCTTGATGTAGGGGCACCAGTCCATTTCATAAAGCTTATTTTTAAATTCCTTCCAGTGGTAAGAATTACGCAGGTTTTCACAGGAGGATGAAAAGTTAAGGGAGCCGCTTTCATAAAGGGAGACAAGGTGTGCCATATATTTCCCCTTAAACTTATCCCGCAGGACCTCCGTACGGATAAAAAACTTAGATGAGGATTTACGGATTTTTCCATCTCCGGTAAGCCCGCCGCCGGAAACAATGCAGTGCATATGTACATGGTAATCCAGCTCCTGATTCCAAGTATGAAGTACTTGGATAATCCCGGGTGTTGCCCCGAGCCACTTCTTATCAGCAGATAATTCCAGAAGTGTTTCGGCGCAGCATCTGTGAAGAAGTCCATACAGAAGCTTCTGGTTGCAGTAAATGAGGGGATTTAATTCATGTGGAAGTGTAAACACTACATGAAAATAGGGTGAATCAATGACCTCAGCACTGCGTTTATCTACCCAGATTTCTTTCTTCACAGCCTGACAGTTGGGGCAGTTGCGGTTGCGGCAGGAATTATTGTGGACTTCCACATGCCCACAGTCGGTACACTGACTTAAGTTGACACCAAGCCTTCCGGATTTGCAGTTTAAGATGGCTCGGGCGGCTTTGCGTTGGACATCCGACTGATAGTGCCCCGGTGCTGAGAAAGCTTC is a window of Enterocloster clostridioformis DNA encoding:
- a CDS encoding IS91 family transposase, translating into MSDYKIRQIFEQSYEAFSAPGHYQSDVQRKAARAILNCKSGRLGVNLSQCTDCGHVEVHNNSCRNRNCPNCQAVKKEIWVDKRSAEVIDSPYFHVVFTLPHELNPLIYCNQKLLYGLLHRCCAETLLELSADKKWLGATPGIIQVLHTWNQELDYHVHMHCIVSGGGLTGDGKIRKSSSKFFIRTEVLRDKFKGKYMAHLVSLYESGSLNFSSSCENLRNSYHWKEFKNKLYEMDWCPYIKKTFNGFGNVIEYLGRYIHKIAISNSRILSVTEDTVTFSARGKKPGEPKRQITLGNTEFIRRYLMHVLPSGFQKIRYYGFLNNRMKYKNLKVIFKLQNGQRFKQRYAGMSLAELLKAVWNFDICVCPECGHTAMKQLGRCHVPSS